The Hevea brasiliensis isolate MT/VB/25A 57/8 chromosome 9, ASM3005281v1, whole genome shotgun sequence nucleotide sequence TGGAACTTAAAAAGAAACATAATTACATATACTTTTTTGGACACATCCCCAGAAATGGATAGAAACCGTCTCAGAATTCATGCCTCTTGACTTGCAGTTATATGATTAGTTCAAGAGTAAAGATTAAATTGgaatctctctcttttttttttttttttttttttttttgaatttgtaACCTAGAGTCTGAGGCAAGTTTCACTCAACAATTCTCACCAAGTGGGCAGTTGAGAAGTTTGCCCTGCATCCTTCTGTAAAACATAAGTCTTAAGGTTTTAACTACTTCCTCCTAATCGGACAGTAAACTTCAAAGATTAACATTGTGTTGGAATGAATCAACTCATACTTTTCTCTTACTCGTAGAATATTAATTACAAGTTTTTAACTTCTTTGGCTTGAAATGCAAAAATGGCAGAGCTGGGAACTGGGAATCATAAACTATGAAACTGATAAATGACCAAGAACAATATAAAATTGCATGAGTAGAACATCAAGAATATGATTGAGTAGATTATTTGACTCACCTTTATTATTCCAAATACTGCTTCAGCCCAACTTGCCTTCAGCAGCTTCCTTGATTTAATAGGATTTCGAAGCCATATGAAATCGACACCACAAATGTTACCCCTGTGATTTCTATGGCTCACCCACTGTTGGATGCAGAAGGGTATGTAAAACACATCTGTTGTAAGTAATTCGCATGAAAAGATTATTGCCATCTAGACATTCAAAGTGGAACAAGAAAAACTAACCCTGTGAGCATCTGCATCACTATCGGTATATTGATGAGCAATATCATATGATGAATCAAATCCCTGCGACCTAAGGAATTTGTAGACATGCCCATGCTTGCTTCCATTCCAATCACTAAGCACAGAAAACAATGGAGTAAAAAAAATGAAGATGTCCATTTTCAAATTTTATGCAAGAAATAAGCGACTTCATGCAAGCAAAACAAGCAGCATACCCACAGAGAATGATGGGCATATGGCTTAGTTTGTTTTCTCTCTGATATGTTTCCACACACCGTAGTATTTTGTAAACCTGGGGAAGAAGACCAATATGAAACCTTGAGGTAAATATTGAGGGAAACACACCCAAGGGAATCCACAGTAGGAAATTAAGTATGGAAGTCGTAAGAAGATGATGAATTGCTAGAGTTTTATATACCTGATTCAATCTCACAATAGACAGACTAGAATCATGAGGAAACAACAGGTGAGTATTCACAATAAGAAATTCTTGTTGAGCCAATCCATTTTGGTTTTGCATGAGGGGCACCGCCGACTGAACATGCAGCAGCTGAGCAACACGGTCTCCAAAGTCATTGAAGAGCAACTCTTGATAATTTAGAACCCTAAAGTAGTCCTTATGGACAGCAGTTAGCAGGCCTGTATAAAATGGAAACAAAACTTCTCAGCCAAAGAGCAAGAAGAAATTAAGAAGCTTAACTTGATATGGTGATTACAAAAGGGAACAGAAACTTATATAGCTAAACTTTCAATTTGAAGATTAATTATAAGTGACAAAGCAATCAGCCACCttgtaagcttcaggaaaaataAGAGAATACAatttccattaattttttttcttaaatggaGGGCAAAAGGAGAATCTTGATTCAAACAGCAGGTAAGATATGTTTCCTTAAATTTTATGAAAAGGTGCAAAGAAAAAGTTTGCTAGAGAAGGgctaaaaatgaaaaattcatGTTACGGAATGAAAGAAAGAATATTTACCATCTCCTCGGTTGTTGGTCCGGGCAAGCTGGAAGGTTATATAGCCCGCATCGCCAAGCCTCTCCTGGTACATATGCACTAGTTCTTGATTGCCAACCCAGAATTCCTATACACAAAACCCAAATTTCCACAAAAAGAAatcagttaaattttttttttttggaaggtCAGTTCTATTGCGTTTTAGAAATAAATAGGGAAAATTTAACCACCTGGAGACATATAATGGAAGACCTTTCGATGAGTAACCAATCCAAAATCCTTTGGTTCCTGGTGAACCAGAATGCCCTGAAATCGCTTTCACGGATACTCTGGTTCTATTTCACAGccacataataaataaataaataaaaatgatacATTACGAAATAAATTCAGCAAAATTGAATATCACGATAAATAAAGGAAATTCGAATCAAAGATGATGTGCAGTGTTTCTACCTGGTGATCTAGTCGTTTGTAGATTGGAGCCAGGATATTGAAAGTGGTACAAGAAATGCAGGGCTCCTCTGTAATTGTTTGAGAAAAGAAGCCACTGTTGGTTCTTGAAATCGTTCCATTTAAAACAATACTTTCATTTCCACCAGAATTCAGGTGTCCCGCGTTCGAATTAGCATTAGACTCGACGACCGCAACCTGTTTTTTCAACCATTGGAATTGGAAGGAGGAAGAAAAAAAATGTATACACTAATACCTTAAATTCAATTTCTTGTGGAAGCGCGAAATAATACCAATTAATGAAAGGAGGAGAAACGTACCATTTTGGAATTATGGCCACTTTGTTCTTCTTCCTGTTGTTATATgaaaaggagaagaagaagagggCAAGAGAAAAATGGTAAGAGACGAAGAAATAAAAGGAAGAAAGCAGAGAGGAGAATTCTCGAAAAATAAGCGATTTTCACAGCAACTTGTGGATGGGGTTTCTTTCATGTGTGGCTCTAACGGCTGCGGGGTGTTTAGCTTTATAGAACTTTCTCTCGTTTGCGTACTGATGAGTGTACTGGAAAAGGTTAAAATCCATTGATTTTTTGACATTCCTCTTGAGCCCACGGTTTGGTTTCTAAATCAATTTATCATTTTCTGTTTGCCCAATACAAGCAGCTATCACACTCCTGTCTATGGGCTTTCCGTTGAGTTTGGATAAAGTgtattaagatatatatatatatatatataattttttttttatgttaaagtATATTCTGTTTTCAACTATAAAATAGTAACATATTGAGAATTTATTAGTTtttcttaataatatttttaaaaaaaattaaatttaaattttttttattcactGCAATGAATCTTAATACCATATTCAATACTGATGGACAATTaagattatttttttaaaaatataataagatAAAGTAATTGATAATAaagtattaaaatttatttatttattcatttattttagtaGAGAGTTGAAGtttatcaaataaatattttattgagTTCATTcgagataaaataaaattaaatagatattttatttataaaaagaaaagtaatttaaaaaaaaaatattctcaaaatcttaaaaagatatttaaaattatttaataaatttatcaaaACACTCATTTAAGtctgaaaaatataaatattgaaaACTTTAGATGTGATTTGAACGAGCAAAAGAAGGAAAGAAGTGCGTGAACAATAGCGTAATTTACCGTTCATTTATAAATAACGAAGACCAGTTGAATTAGTGATCAAGATTGCTGTACGTCCCACAGGCGGCTGCTGGGAGCAATTAACCATTTCTAGAAGAAAATGGAATCGCGCAATTGGCCTTCAGAGATATTTTTGGCATCTCAAACCttctattagaaaaaaaaaataaaataaaattataatctgAAAGTTGAACCACAGCGCCCACAAGTGGTGCACGTGCACCGCAAACCAATGATTTATTTTCCTTTTGTTAAAAATAAGACACAAAATAAAATCGGCAGAATTTAGTCTctgtttattattattactaaaattacaaattaaaaatatattttttaatttttttatttatataatatcaaaactaatttaaaaacaaattttgtatataaaattaatttaaaattaaaaatatttatatgaataaaataattacataGGCACGCAACACAGATGTATacgaaataaaaacaaaaatacatatgaataaattaaatattcTCAATTCTCTCTTTTAAATACCCTTATTATCATCTCACCTACTCAGCCATCTCTTTCTAGTACAACACCGAGGCTTTGCTGGAGCTATTTCCATCACAACAGAATCTCCGGTAAATCACACAAAAAATCGCAAACCAGTCAGATTGTCAGAGTTGGAAAAttttcattcaaataaatttcaacaaaatgttataaattttgaagatcctatttaatttaattttataataaatttattttatttataaataatttttataataaaatttatttataaataaatttctttatttaatatattttatattaaatataaaacttATTTTAAATAAAAGATCTGATACCAAATGGGTTTTAAGGGGGCGTGGAGGAAGGTAAGAATGCACTTTGAATTTTTTGAAAGAAGAAAGGACCATATGCTGGAGGTTCAGAGGGTTTTCGTAGATCTGCTTCAACTTAAGCTAGTTACTTTTTTAGCTTCCTGATCtctgtttattttttattaaatttcatgTCAAATCTCTTGTATTGGATTAAGGTTCTGAGCTCCTTATCTAAATGGGCTATTTTAGCCTGCAGATCCTTGTACATGTTTTGTGCAAACAAAATAAAGAATCAACCTTTTGATCAATAGACTGAGTGTGGGTAAGGACTCTATCTATTTTTGAATCAATACGCTGCAATGTTTTGTTTTAAACTGCAGCATTCTTTGTTTGCCAATTTAGCACTTCTTTAGCTGGAGTGAGAGGACAGGGTTGTCCTTCCGGTGTGACTTTAGTGCTTTTAGACAAAAGGCCGGGTGGAGATTTTGTGGTTTGGTCTATCTGAGGAGTGAGAGCAGGAAAATCTGTTTCATATGATGCAGGTGAGAATATCATACAGGGTTGGACCAAAGGTAATGTTGGTGGAGGTGTATTAATGGCAGTGGAAGGCGAAGCAGAGTGACAAGAAGGGGAATATCCTTCTTTTCTGAGAATCTCCAGGGCTAATTGGTAAATAGGAAGAGGCTTTCTCTGTTTTGTTTCTTCAAGGATGCCAATCCATGGTCCTGAGTCAGGATGATCCTGATGATATGGTTTTTCTATTTTGCAGGAAGTATAGCTATGCTTTTTCAATTTTCTCCAGTTGCTCTCCGAAAGTGGATGGTCATATTCATTGTCCCAAAATTTGTCACAACAGTCACAATCTGGGTCGCATAGACCAGATCCAGGTAGATCCTAGGGGCAATGTCCATCTATCTTCATAGGATAAACATAATGGCTGTCAGCAGTAACAGCTCTGATCGGGTAATGCTTCTTTTCCTTGGGTAGTGGTTGGATCATCATAAACTGAAATATGGGAAGAGAGCCGCTGGAATGCCTGGGAGGTTGGAACGTTGTTTGGATTGTTCCatcagaatttctttgaaaagaaGATTCTGTTAACTGTATTGGTTGGGAAGTAGCATGCAGTTTTTCATAATTGGTCAACCAGGTTTTTGGTATGAGTTGTTCTAGCTCATTCCTAGGAAGTTGTCTAGGTATCTGGATAATAGTTAGGGTAGTCTTTGTATCAGCAAGGACAAGTAGAGCATCATTAGAGACTGAAGCTTGTGCCAGATCTACTGCATAGTCTTGGAGCCGATAGATGATTTGGTGGTGAAGAGTGGCCATCATTGAGGAAGTCACTTGTTCAGCTCCAGTTAGTTGAACTTGAACCGTCAGGGCTATACAGAGATGTGGATCTAGGAGTGAAAGATTATAATTAGGGAAAAATGTAAGGACTACACTTCCAGTGTATAGTGTGGTCAAACATGTCCCTATTACATCAGGTTCATACTGGAGAAACCGAGTATCTAAGAGTGACACTCTTGCAGTGACTGGTAGTCCTCTTCTTCCATGGAGAGTGAGAATAAGTCTTACAGCTCCAAAATGGAGGTGAGAGTAACCTTCATTTCTCCATTTGGGAATTAGAGGAGGGGGGGTCTCTAGAGTGACATATTGCTCGGAGGCAGTACTTTGAAGACTGCACAAATCCATCTTAGAAGCTTGAACATACTCTTTGGGAAGAGATCTTCTGGATGAGATGAGGGATCGGATTCCTCTGGTTAAGGATCCAGATCTTCTATAAATGTTGTAAGGACTGAGAAGTGGAAACAGGGATTCTCCTACCTGAGCATCTTCAGGTAAGGTAGATATTTCTATAAGGTTATCAATTCAGGAATATAGGGTCCTTCGAAGAGGGGAAGAGAAAGAAAGGGAAGAAGAGAGATTCACAATTTCAGAAGGAGTAGGTGTTTGGGTAACTATTTGTACAGATGGTGTAGGTGTTTGACAACTCATAGTGAAATGGGTTTGTCCTTACTCACCTTTGAAATGTATAATATGCAACAATAACCAAGGCTCTGATTCCAAGTGGGGCTGGGAGCCTCTTATACTATACAATACGCAATACTCATGCTCAGTGCCACGCTTCCCTCTCTTAGGTAATCTTCTGGCTGGGAGCCCTTTTGTATCTACGCAATGTATAACATAAGAGGACTGTCGCAATTAATATCAAGGCAGAAACATTTATGATACTCAGGATCCTCATACGAGGCAAGAGCAGAGCATACGTGTTCTTGAATAAGGAAACATAGTACACTTTCTTAGGTTTTCAGGAGAAAGAGAGAGTGTTTAGAATGCCATTAAAGAGAACACACAAGGGATTTTTATTTTTGAGATAACTCTTGTTTACAAACTGAGAGTGAGACTCCTTATATAGGTAAGGAGTTCACCTTTTACTGGGAACCGGATAGGTAACCAGTTACCGACACTTAAGAAGTATAGACAATTGAAAATCACACTCTGACTAAAGTAAAAGATCACACTGATTAAAGTGAAAGATACAATTAGATGGCCGACATCTTTCTTCATGGGGACCTTGACAGGTTGTAATTTCTGTAGTTAGAATCATCTAAGTTTATGTCTCCATAAAGATGTTCATACCATGGCCCATGTTCTTCAGGAGATGGTGGGGCAGCACTTGCTATTGCTTCACGGGCTTCAATATCCATGGGGTCCTTTTGGGAATCTTGCCAGAGAGAATTGGTCTAGTCAATAGGTCCATTAATAGTAGCGTGGACAGGTCCGAGTGGTGTACAGTTCACATGCGGAGGTATTATAGGCTGGTAATTATTGATTTCACAGAGATAATTACCAACTTGGCGCCTGAATAGTCCCATCAGATTTTTATTAGTAATGGATCCCTCATAGGTTCTCCATTCATATTCAGAGTTTTGGGACCAAAGAAGTCCATCCGGCCTTCGAAAGAAAGGCCTGTGCATAATAAACATGGACCGGATTGTGTGCTGTTTGTTTAAGGGTTGTTCCTCAACACCATGGATATCCATGAGCCTTCGGAGACTGTATTACCATGCAGCCATTGGTTTGAACCATTCTAAGAACCTTGACAGGAGAGTCTTGGAACCCGTACTAGTAACATATTAGTATAATGCCATTAAAGGAAACTCTATGGCTGTAGAGTAGAGGACTGTCATGCACCAGagcgaaggagcagaagcatgtaaATGGTTAGATTAGaatatttaattcaaaaattttcttttagggtttcatgcatcatgcaatatctaTTATatatctaattgatttcaatgttcaaatacatattaaaacacttttaatatgttttaggatctacatttgccatttaagatttttgaattaacaaattaattcattagaaccctagattaatacaagaagatgtgtactaaccttttgatgcactgtagatgtgattggtacctttgggaagcatctAGAACCTTAAATGTTAtcactctagtttgtccacaccaagatcaccaatagcagccccttaaacagcttctcaagccttgccaaccaattagaaattagggatttgcctttagagaggttgtagatatatataggacactagaaacaatttctagcaattttaattcaagagaatatgggcaattctgtaacacccctaagtttggtagtgcgttctgctgttccggtgaccagtgctgtccggacagctaggatgcctagaaccacaccttgatatgagagaggagacataaataatgaaatacaagaaaagaaaatacaagaaaaacaaaggaaaaaaatcatagcaaagaaatgtaaccgaataagtgagccgggaaacctagcgatgggtgaccacaccgggaagtcacggcgtggaccgttgactgcctcgatcatgggaacctggaaaacatttttaggacttaaatagacccttgttgaagaataaatatcattagaaagatcaaagaaacattacataattagtacaaagaaaagttagaaatcgaaaagcagacaaaaccctaataaaaatcgaacgtaatctaacagggcattatggtcatttgacgtcccgaagtgtcttttgacctaaatgtccattaaaaataaataatattacacttagaaaataaaaaattaatttggtggtacctaaagtaaatagctaaaatcaagggtttaatgtgggattaaatgaaagtttagcttaaaatatgattaaaattgtgagtggaccactaatgcataaaataaacatataatagggcagctgtaactccactaaatcagctgaacttcatcttcctcaaagtgatctcaacattgccgtgaatgaaggtgagaggaaaaaccatggccatttctcatgcaagctctcttaactctccattttcaactccaatctcttaagttccttcatgaaactttgtctactcatcacaaggaagagtttgatactaaatttgagaagtttaagcaaggtttaacaaactccaagcataaggtaagttcataattttgaagatagctttgttaagttttgtgtgcatgttatgggtgttggttttgtgaaggaaattttgaagtttaaatagttattgagatagccatttttggacagccatggggtcacacatttgatgatttattatgcatataattgatgagaaataatgttgatcatggtaaattaataatctagtgaattatttcatgtttatatggtgatttatgcacttggatgggaattggtaacttggacagcactttgatgttgaaggacaaatttgggcagccttggggacacttgaataaatgtgtatattcatgggagtgttggcagaattgtggcattaaggaatgaaggatatgtgtatgaaattattgtgtaaa carries:
- the LOC110672462 gene encoding uncharacterized calcium-binding protein At1g02270 encodes the protein MVAVVESNANSNAGHLNSGGNESIVLNGTISRTNSGFFSQTITEEPCISCTTFNILAPIYKRLDHQNQSIRESDFRAFWFTRNQRILDWLLIERSSIICLQEFWVGNQELVHMYQERLGDAGYITFQLARTNNRGDGLLTAVHKDYFRVLNYQELLFNDFGDRVAQLLHVQSAVPLMQNQNGLAQQEFLIVNTHLLFPHDSSLSIVRLNQVYKILRCVETYQRENKLSHMPIILCGDWNGSKHGHVYKFLRSQGFDSSYDIAHQYTDSDADAHRWVSHRNHRGNICGVDFIWLRNPIKSRKLLKASWAEAVFGIIKGQLLKASLNESDAFAYFKADEPGDYITYSAFCEGLRQVNLIGLPFGLSFQETKDLWILADIDGNGIVDYEEFKLTIWSSACLEQEEDCAASTKETEPGVEEAIGFTVKDAALFPREAEKGMWPENYSLSDHARLTVVFSPERMHSSRKIL